The Chryseobacterium turcicum nucleotide sequence ATACTCAATCTTGATCTTATAGGCTTTAAGTATTTTCTTAATTCTAAGCTTGCAGATAAATTGCTATTATTCTTTACCAAAATTGTTTGATTAAAAGTGTAATTAGGATTTACAATCATATTATTAGACAAATAATCTCCACTTTTGAAAAAATTAATATTGAAATTAAGATATTGAGACATTTGCTCTCCCACGTTGTAGCTAAATCCTAAATTACAATCTTGCAAAACAGCAAAATTTACATTGCTCTGTTTAAAGTTTCTGTTTCCCTGATAGATATAGTTAGTATAAACATCGTTGATACTGACTGTGGAAAATTTCCTTCCTGCATTCAAATTAAAATTTCCTATTTTTCTGTTTTGGTAACCAATATTTGCTAACGGAGAAACATAGAAACCATTCTGTTTATTTTGATTTAAATCAGAATGAATCATTTGATTTAAAATGGTAAAACCATAGCTCCAATTTTTTACTTTTTTGTTATATTTAATCTGAGCAAAAACATTATTCTGAACATAATCTGTATGATTAATAAACTCTGATTTATCAAAACTTATCGCTTCATTATTTGAATTAAAAATATGAAGGTTTGAGCTTAAAAAATCTTTTCTGAACTCGTTTCCTAACTGTAATTCCAGGCTGTGTTCTTCTGCATACTTTTTAAGATAAGAAAGTTTTAATCCCCCAAAATTCATTTTAGAATCAATAATCTGATTTATTTTTTGAGCATCAGGATTGTTTAGTATTTGAGAAAAAACATCATTTTCATCAGTAAAATCATATGGCCGGTTTTGAAAAATATATCTTGCTACTGCTACTAAAGCTTTGGATGAATCTATTTTCTTAGTGTAAGTCAATCTATTTTCGTTGGCAAAAAGTTCATTCTTTCCAATTTGATTATTCAACTGTTCATTAAAAAGAAAAATATTATTATTATTTTCATTTAAGGATGAAACTTTATTATAGAATTGTAAGTTTGAGTTATTTTTAAAGTCTTTTGAAAGTTCTACCTTCCCAACAATATTTCTGTTATTTTGCTTCCATATTTTATCCTCACTATTAATAAAATCTAAACCGTTAAAATTAAATTTATAAAAAGAATTGATATAGTTTCTATTTTCTATTTCATTAAAAATAGTTACAAACTTTAATTTCCAATCGGTTTTAAAATTATAAATATAATTAAGTGAAACTAACTTATCATTGTTAAAATTAGTGCGCTTATCATCAAACTGAAAGTTTTTTTGATGAAGATTAATTATTGATAGTGTGTTAATATTGGTTCCAACATTTTCAACATCATTATCCGAGCTTGGATTGGTTAAGTATTCTACACCCTTCATTTCATTTAAACCCAAATTATTGGCATTCAGAAGAAAATAGATTTTTTGTCTCTTTGTAAAGTTCATCAGATTGAGTTTTCCCTGTCGCATATCTTCTTTATAACTTGTAGAAGCTAACAAAACATTTCCAAACCACTTACCTTTGGCATCTTCTTTTAATGTAAGATTAAGGGCAATACTTTCTGAAGCTTCAATATTTTTGAGAAGCTTATTTTTTGAATAATTTTTAAGAACCTGAACTTTATCTAAAGGTTTGGAAGGCATATTTTGGGTAAGTGTCTGATAACCTCTTTCAAAAAGATCATCATTTTCTATCATCACCCTGGAAACCTCTTTATTTCCGAATTTTATTTTACCATCACTAAGAACAGTAATTCCCGGAAGTTTTTTTAAGAGATCTTCTACATTTTGCTCTGTTCCATTAGAAAAATTTTTAGCAGAATATTCTATAGTGTCTTTCTTAATCTTGATCGGCGAAGTTCTGCTAATAACTACTTCCTTTATTTCTTTTACTTTATCAGTCTCAAGAATAATGGTTTTAAAATTTTTGCTTTCACCTCTTTTAATTATAGAAACAGGGAATTTCTTAGAAAAATAGCCCATCGCAGAAATATTCAGATTAAAATTTCCGAATTTATCCGTATTAAGCAAAAAACTTCCGTCTTTATCACTAAAGACGAAAGTTATTATATTATCCTGTGAATCGGTAAGAATCACATTGGCTCTTGAAACCGCCTGTTTATTTTCTGACCATACTAAACCTTTTATCTCTGTTTGAGCAGAGATTTTAAGAAATAATATGATGAATAATAAACATAAATACTTCATTAAGGCTTTTTAGACTCTTCCCATTCGAAAGATTTTTCTATCTTAAAGTCTCTTTCTTTGGAAGAACTCACTACTATTGTTCCAGCTGGTCTATTTGCTTCAACTTTTGACTTAATATCTTTTAAGTAGTTATTTTCAATATTTATATATTCTTTATAATCAATGTACTTAGACTTTTCTTCAGGAAATGAGAAAAGAAGTTTAGAATTAATGTCAATTTTCTGTGGAAAATTTAATACAATCTTAGCAGCTTCATAGGTAAACAAGTTATCTTTATCTGAAACTTTTAAAATTACACCAGGTAATCCTCTAAACTTTAAAGGACCTAAATCAACTGGCAAATCGGTTGTAAAGTAAGCAATAAAATCTCTTCCTCTAAATTTCCCTAAAGCTTTATGACATTTATATCCTAAGATTATTTCCGTATCTTTCTGAATAATATTCCAATCAATTTTTTGATAGTTGTCTAACGTAAAAAGAATCTCCTTAGTAAAAGAATTATCTTTTATATAAAATTTTTTCTCATCCAGTGAATTTTTTATAATCTGGCTGCTCCTAATTTTTTCACTATTAGTCAAAAAATCATTCACTTCTTCCAAACTTCCTCTGTAGCTAAAAAAAATAGACCATTTATCTTGAAAAACAAGTATATTTTTTTCATAAATTTTTTCATTACCACCAGCATCATCTATGATTTTATTGTAAACAATAAAATTGTTCTGTGCTTTGAAAAAAACACAGAACAAAATCATAATAAATTTAATATATGCTGTCATTAATAATTTGCAGGGCAATCGCCAAATCCTGTCATCATTCTTGTTACTTTAATTAGTAACCCTCCTTCACCCGCTTCACTACAACCACTTCCATAAGCTTCGTATGATTCTTTAACTGTACCTACGTAATTTCCACAAGTATCGTATTGTCTTGTATGTGTTGCAATTGTACAAGAAAATAACACTCCATTCACATAGTTGTAGGTTGTAACTTGTTTTTTGTCTCCTTTTTCCTTCGTTACAACTTTTGTTTCCATTTTATGTTCAGAAACATTAGGTACTGAATTATTCGCTAAAGCAATCCCTGAAATTCCAACTGTTAAAAACAACGCTAAAATAGTTTTTTTCATAAATTTAATATTTGTACGTCTTCAAACCAACTTAGACATTTTAGTTTAAATCCTTAAGGAGGATTTTCGGTTTATAAACTTACTAATTTTTGTTGATTATATATTTGTCTTCTTTTTCGGATGGATTCCGCTTTTGTTTGCTTTCTTTTTTCCAAAATCTGTTCTGATCTTCCGAAGTACACATCTGCTGGAGTGAGGTTATTTATCGACTCGTGATAGGGCTTGTTATTGTAGTTTTCTACAAATTTTTCCAGTGCCTGGATGAGTTCTTCGGGATGATAAAAATGATTTAGTTTCACTACGTTTTTCATCGTTCTGTGATAACGTTCAATCTTACCTTGAGTCTGCGGATGCATTGGTTTTCCGTGAACCTGCTTCATCTTTACATTATCTCTAAGATAGGTTTTCAGTTCACCGGAGACGTAGCAGGAACCGTTATCTGAGAGCAGTTTAGGTTTAGCTTTGGTCTTTAATTTCGCTTTTTTAATGGCCGTGTCCACCGTTCGTTTCACATCTTCGGCCTTCATCGAGTCGCACAGCTCCCAGTGAATGATGTAGCGGCTATAGTCGTCCAAAATCGTGCTCAAATAGTACCATCCCCAGCCAATGATCTTGAAATAGGTAAAATCTGTCTGCCACATTTGATGCACAAATTCCGTTTTGTCTTTGAACTCATTTGCTGCTGAAAGAAGAAAATGATTCGGTGCCGGTATTAAGTCTCTTTGCTTCAAAATACGGTAAACACTGGATTCTGAAATAAAAACATCTTGCTCATCGGTAATTTTGGGGTCAGTCGACGAAACGGAAAATATAGCACGTTAAGGATAGAATCTATTAAATAATTATTTTTTATAGACTGAATAAATTACTTTCTATTGTAAACCTTTATTTCCACATTTCTTTCTCTTAAATATTTATACATTGTCATTTTTGAAATCTTCAAGTCGGCAGCAATTTCGTTGACACTTTTTATCCCCTCATTATAATAATTTTCTGCAATAATAGCTTTTTGCTGAGCTTCCTTACTTAATCCTTTCCTGCGACCTCCTTTCTTACCTCTTTCCCGTGCTGCCTCCAAGCCTGCTTTTGTTCTTTCCCTGATTAGATCCTTTTCAAATTCTGCAAAGGATGCGGAAATATTAAAAAATAATCTTCCTTGCGGAGTCGTAGTGTCTATGTTGTCATGCAAGCTTTGTAGAGCTACATTTTTAGAATTTAATATTTCGACAATTTCTAACAGGTGTTTTAAAGATCTTCCAAGTCTGTCTAATTTATAAACAACTACAACATCACCCTTACGAATTTGCTCTAATAATTTTTTGAGTTGTGGTCTTTCCTTTGTAGCTCCGGAAACTGTTTCCTTAAAAATCATTTCACATCCTAATTTATTTAAAGCGTCTTCCTGCAGATTATAATTTTGATCCTGTGTTGATATTCTGATATATCCAATTTTCATAAGTATAGATAATTGCATTAAAAATTTAAATAAATATACTCAATTTATTATACTAGTTTTTTTTACTTATTTTTATTTTAAAACGTAATTTTCAGAAAACACAAAAAAGTACAAGTAAACGGACGTTTTATTTTACTTAAGAAAAAATATTTTTATGCCTAGAAAACAAGTATTATCAGAGTTTGAGATAAAAGAGTTAATTAAAATTCCAGAAACTGATGAAGAATTAATCATCAACTATTCTTTATCGGAAAATGATTTTTCAATAATAAAAAATCATTGTAGAACAAACACCAATAAGTTGGGATTTGCAGTTAATCTCAGTTATATGAGACATCCAGGGATTATTTTAGCTCCTGAGTTATATCCTGATCGACAAATCTTACAGTTTATTAGCAGTCAACTAGGAATAAATGTTTTAGAATGGGAAAACTATGGAAAAAGAGAGCAAACAAGGAGAGAATATATAAGCATACTGCAATCTGTTTATGGATTTCGAATATTTACAATCATAGATTATACGGTCTACAAAGGGTTGTTACAAGAAATAGCTCTCAAAACAGATAAAGGATTTGTTGTGGCAGAAGAATTAGTTAAATTTCTTCGTAAAAATAAAATCTTACTCCCTGCAACTGGAACAATTGAAAGGCTTTGCTCGGAAGCTCTTATTAATGCGGAAAAGCAAATTTATGATAGCCTGAGTTCTTCATTGTCCAATCATCAGAAACAGTTATTAGATGCTCTTCTCAACTTACAGGAAAAAAGCAGCATCAGTCAACTAAATTGGCTCAAGCAATCCCCACAGGCGGTCAATTCAAAGTTTTTACTGATGCATATAAAGAGGTTGAAGACAATAAAAGAGATCAATCTTCCAAAAGATATTGGTAAGGATATTCATCAGAACCGATTACTAAAAATAGCCAGAGAAGGAAGACAGATGACACCACAGCATCTAAGGGATTTTGAAGAATCCAGGAGATACGCAACATTGGTGGCAATACTTCTGGAAACCAAAGCTTCCATCATCGATGAAATCATAGAAATGAATGATAAGATCATCGGTTCTTTGTTCAGATATGCCAAGAATACGCAAACTCAAAAAATGCAGGATTCCGGAAAATCCATGGGTGAGCAGCTCGGTATATTTTTTAAAGTTGGCAGCGCACTTCTGGATGCCAAGGAAACAGGAGAAGATCCTTTCGATGCTGTTGAGTCAGTTATTTCATGGGACGCTCTGGCTCAAAGTATTTCAGAAGCCAAGAACTTAACAGCTAAACAAAATTTTGACTCTCTTTATTTTATATCCGATAAATACTTTACGATAAAAAAATATGGTGGAGAATTTCTGAAAGAGTTGGAACTCCGCTCTGCCCCTGTAGCAGAAGATATTCTAAAGGCAGTAGGTATCTTGATTGACCTGTATGAAGGAAAAATAAAAAAACTACCGGAAAAAATTCCATCAGGTTTTATCAGAAAAAGATGGGAAGAACTGGTATTTACAGAGAACGGTATAGATAGAAAGTTTTATGAACTATGTATATTTTCTGAACTGAAAAACCATTTGCGTTCCGGTGATCTTTGGGTACAGGGTTCAAGACAGTACAAAGATTTTGAAGATTATCTTATTCCTGCAGGCAGATTCGTTGAAATGAAAGATGAAAATCAAGTTCCTCTGGATGTAGCATTGAATGCAGAAGAGTTTCTTTCGGAGCGAATGGAACTTCTTTCAAATAAAATACAAATAGTATGTAAGCTCATTGAAAATAATGAACTCCCTGAATCTTCTATTATTAATGACAGAATAAAGATTAAACCTCTTGAAAATACAGTTCCTGAAGAAGTTGAAGTTTTAGCAAAAAAAATATACAGTCTGCTTCCTCTTATTAAAATCACAGATCTTTTGAAAGAAGTCGATCAGTGGACGGGCTTTACAGATCAGTTCATTCATCTGAAATCCGGAAATAAAGCCAGTGACAAAAATTTGTTACTCACTGTAATACTGTCAGATGCCATTAATTTAGGTTTAAGAAAAATGTCGGAAGCTTCTCCGGGAACTTCCTATGCAAAACTCTCATGGCTTCAGGCGTGGCATATCCGAGACGAAACGTATTCTTCAGCTTTAGCGAAAATTATCAATACTCAATCCGATCACTCATTTTCTTCTTACTGGGGAGAGGGCAAAACATCTTCTTCGGACGGTCAAAGGTTTGCTACAGGCAGTTATGCGCAGAGAACCGGAAATATTAATCCAAAATATGGAAGCAGTCCCGGAGTTCAGTTTTACACTCATATCTCCGACCAATACGCACCTTTTCATACCAAGGTTATCAATGTAGGAGTAAGGGATGCAACCTATGTTTTGGATGGGCTTCTCTATCATGAATCTGAACTGCAGATAGAAGAACATTATACGGATACTTCGGGGTTTACCGATCATGTATTCGCTTTGATGCAGTTACTGGGATTTAAATTTGCTCCAAGAATCAGAGATTTGAATGATAAGAAGTTATTTATTCCTGAAACATCTACGAGCTATTCTGCGTTATCAGAACATATAGGAGGAACCATCAACAGTAAAAAGATTATTCAAAACTGGGATGAAATTCTAAGATTGGCTGCTTCCATAAAAAATGGAACTGTTACGGCTTCACTGATTGTCAAGAAGATTGGAAGTTATCCACGGCAGAACGGACTGGCTGTAGCATTACGAGAATTGGGTAAAATAGAAAGAACTTTATTTATGCTCGACTGGTACATGAGTCCGGAACTTAGACGCAGAGTTACCGCAGGACTTAATAAAGGTGAAGCCAGAAACGCTTTGGCAAGAGCTGTATATTTTAACAGGTTTGGAGAAGTCAGAGAACGAAGCTTTGAAAATCAACGGTATAAGGCAAGCGGTCTTAATCTGGTTACTGCTGCTATTGTTCTATGGAATACGGTTTATATTGAAAAAGCAGTGCAGCACCTGAAAGAACAGGGCGAAGAAATTAATGAAGAATTACTTCAACACCTTTCTCCTTTAGGATGGGAACATATTCACCTTACCGGAGACTATGTTTGGGAAGATCGTATCAAGTTTAAAAAAGGAGAGTTTAGATCGCTAAGAAATTCTTTATAATAATCACTCTTATCACATTAAGATAAGAGTGATTATAAAAAACTATATATTTCTAGTTTTTAATGAACTTTTTAGTGTACGCAGATTCTTTTGTGTTTACTTTCAGTATATATGATCCGTTTTGTAAATGTGAAATAGAGATCTCTTTTTTCCCGGAAACATCTTTTAAAATCAATTTTCCGGAAAGATCAAAAATTTCAATTGATTTTACGACTTCTTTTATTTTGATATTAATGAAATCTGAAGTGGGGTTAGGATAAACATCTATTTTATCGTTATAATTGTTTTCCGAAGTAGAAAGAAGATCAGCATTTAAAATTTTAATGTTATCCATTGTAAAACCAGATCCTTCGTTATCATAAACGAAGTTGAGAACATTAAACCCCATAACACTATTTGAAATAGGTTGGCTTCCGAGTAAGATATTGTTTAAATAATAAGTTACGGTGTGTGTTGCCAAATTTGCAATTAGTTTAAAATTATACCACGTATTTGCAGAAATGTTTACAGATGTAGCTACACCATCGTCTATAACTCCGTTATATACAAGCAGTCCGCCTTGACTTGGCTCAATGTTGAAACCGCCTACGATATTATCGTCAAGATCTTGTACAACCATATGATATTCTGAAGATCCAACAGCAGAAATTTTGTAATCAAACGAATATTCGGTCTTTGTAAAACCAGAAATACTTTTTGTAACCCCTCCACTGGTACCACTACTATTACTTGTAACAGTCACAGAGTTTGAACCAATTGATGCTGTGGTATTTATCACTTTAGCACTACTCGTAGTAACGCCTCCCCATCTCGACCAGCCCTGTTGGCCTGGAAGATTTCCTAACGTGTATCCTTCAGAAGTTTCAAAAGAAATGTTTTGACTGAAAGCAAATAGACTTAAGGTTATTGCAAAAATTAAAAGTAGTTTTTTATCCATATTTGAAATTTTTTATTTGTTATAAAAAAGAGTCCGTTTTTACTAGGTATGAAACGGACTCTTAATCTTTTTCTTTAATAGCAATTGCCACCACAATCAGTAGCATTCTGATAATCTTCAGAAGTTATTGAATAAGTTTCTACTTGTTCATCATTGAAACTTATATTAAACAAATTTCTAATATTTTCATTATAAATAATCGGATAGGGATTATTAGGAATATTAGCACATGTTGGACACTGTTCTGAGAATACAGTAAAAAGATTTATATGGTTATTATTGTAAATTACACCTACATGAGTAATACTTCCAGCTGCTGTTGCTTTAAACAATCCTGTCATATTAAAGCCAGCTGCACCTGGTGGCTTATACGTATATTTTTTGGTGAATTTTTCGTTATTCGCTAGTGTAATGGCATTTTCCATTTCAGGAACACCATTTATGTAAGGTACTAATTTGATATTTTGTCCAGCATTATTTGATATACTATATGTATAATCAATACTTTCCCCCTGATCAGTTCCACAGCATATCGTAAGCAAACCAAAACTTAGTAATAGTAGTGTTTTCATTATTTTTAATCTTGCCAGTTAGCAAATAATTCATCTACAAAAGGTCTAGTAGGTTTATTAGGATACATTGCTTTAACTTTATCTCTATAGTCGTTCCAATATCTCGCGCCTGATAAAGCATTTTCCAGCTCTTTAATTGTATATCCATCTACTTGATCCATTGGATAGCCTGCTCCAAAAATCCTTCTTTGATTAACAGTATCTGTCATATCATAAATCCCAGAAGTATATAAATTCTCTGCTGCGATAGTTCTAAATTGATAATTTTGATAATTTAAAGTAAGATTTTGATAAACTAAATAATTTGGATTATTAAATCTTATCCTATATCTTTCTAGAGTCATAAGAATTTCCACTGCAGTTGGCCAACTCTCCAATAATCTACGATTTCTTTTTCTCACTTGTGTATTTCCAGATAAAAAAGAATCTTGCACAATATCATTATAAGATGATCTATCTTTTACAGAGTGCAAAGCATGGCTTAATTCATGAATTGTAGTCCCATATACTTGATCAGATGGTTTTCCATAATCTTTTATATGAACCTGAGCTGAAAGTCCAAATGTAATTTCACTTCTTAAATGAGAAAAGGAAGATGTAGGACCAGAATTTGATAATCTACCTGCAATTTTTATCTGAGTCTGTCTGCCAAAATTATAAAAATGATTATTCATTGGAGGTGATATTAGAGCAAATCTATTTCCATAATAGAAGTCATGGGCTGCTTGGTGTATTAAAGCGTGATATTCATCTTTACCTCCATTTAGGATAGGATGCCAAGACTGTTGTTTCACATCGGGACCATGTGTTTCTGCCTGAAAAAAAGATCCATCACGAACGCTATAATTATATCTTTCCCACTGAATAACATATCGAGCTTTTCCACGAACAGAAGAAGTGGAAAAATTTCCGTTTCCATCTGTTATTCCTTGTGCAACAGTAAACCATTGTCGCATTAAAACTTGAGCGCCGGTTACGGGTCTTAACCCGGCTATATCATCCTGGACGCGTATGCTTCCACTAGGATACCATTTAGTTCCAAAAATCCATCTCGCTTGCGGGGTTGAATTTTCTGTCAGCAACTCATTCTCGTTACCTGTTTGTTCGTAAGCAGAAAATAAAAGATTATTGAAAAGATCTGTTTTATTTTCAACTCTACCCGTTACCTCATATTCTTTGTAATCTTTAATATCAGCAAAATATTGATCCTGTTCAGGAATATATAATTCACTTAAAATTTCATGTTTTACGTTAGGAAGAATTTTTCCAACAGGAACTGCAGTATAATATACTGAAATAGTATCTCTATCTGGATTTCTATTTTCCAAGTATCCTTCTCTATACTCTGCATCTAACCTATAATCAAAATAATGAATTGTAGAGTCCCGTTTTAGTAATCCCACCTCTTCTTCATTTTCAGGAGTAAATTTAAGATAATAATGAGTGGTATGAATATCAAATTCTCCGAACCCATATTCAGGATTTTTATCTTTTATGGTTTGAAAAGCTTTTGTCATATTTTCCGTAGAATATGGATTCTCTAACATAATCGAATCTCCCGAAAAAGTTCTCGCTGAAAGAGTATTGTTCAATTCCTCTTTAAAAGCTTGTTCATTTTGGACTTCTGCTAATTCGTCCTTACACGAAATTTGAAAGGAAATTAACCCTATTGAAAGGACATAAAGAAATAATTGCCTCAGTTTTAATTTGTCGTTTTGTTTTATCATTATTATAAATTTTTAACTAGCTAAATATAAAATAAAAACTGAATTTCAGAATAAATAATTATACTGATTTTTTATACTCAAATCTTTAATGAAAATTCGTTAACTGAATAGTTATAATAAATTACTTATCAATACTTAATAGATTCCATCATTAACGTGCTATGTTTTCCGTTTCGTCGACTGACCCCAATTTTGTAGGCCAGTTCCCTTGCAGACAATTCGGTGTGTTCCAAAGCGATCTCTACCACCAGATCTTTCTGTCTTTCAGGAATGCTGTTCCATTGTCTATGGTTTGTTCTTTTCGTAGTTTCCAAGCCATCATAGCCGTATTCGAGGTAGCTTTTATACCATTTGTAAAAACTACTTCTGGCGATTCCAAAACTTTCCAAGGTTCGCTTCACACCGATTTCACTCCTGGTCACCGTTTGAATGATCTCGTATTTCTCGGCTGCTGATAATCTCATATATTTCCTGTATTTATCGATTAATCCAGCCTGTCTAAACTTTTTTTTACAATATCATAGCGAACGACCAGATCAGCTACGATCTCTTTCAAACGTGCGTTTTCCTTCTTCAGATCTGATACTTCATCACTCGTAGCCTCGCGAGCAATATCTCCATTGAGACGCTTCTTTCCTGCTTCCATAAACTCCTTGTTCCAGGCATAAAACTGCGACTGTGCAATATTATGGTTCCTGCAAAGTTCGGCTACGGAAGTCTCAGCTCGAAGACCTTCCATCACGATTAAAATCTTTTGCTCTGCAGTGAATATTCTGCGGGTGTTCTGCCGAATATCTTTTACGAATTTCTCGGTCGGTTTCTTTTTCGGTGTTGCCATAATTAAAATTACTCTTTTTATGAAAACACTTTTTAATATATAATGTCTACTTTTTGCTGACGATTTACATCCAATTTTAAAAAATACACCGAGCTGTTCTCCCATGGATTTTCCGGATTCCTGCATTTTTTGAGCTTGTGTATTCTTGGCATATCTGAACAAAGAACCGATGATTTTATCATTCATTTCTATAATTTCATCGATAATAGAAGCTTTGGTTTCCAGAAGTATTGCGACTAAAGTTGCGTATCTCCGGGATTCTTCGAAATCCCTTAGATGTTGTGGTGTCATCTGCCTGCCTTCTCTGGCTATTTTCAACAACCGTGTTTGATGAATATCCTTACCAATATCTTTTGGAAGATCAATGTCTTTAATAGTTTTCAACCTCTTTATGTGCATCAATAAAAATTTTGAATTGACCGCCTGTGGGGATTGCTTCATCCAATTTAGTTGACTGATGCTGCTTTTTTCCTGTAAGTTGAGAAGAGTATCTAATAACTGTTTTTGATGATTGGACAATACAGAACTC carries:
- a CDS encoding DUF4158 domain-containing protein, yielding MALRKSITEQEFTSLINIPQSGEELIRIYSLSYDDIIFIKASCRGKTNHIRVSVLLSYMKFPGIIIPTVFIPDERILDLLCNQLEIDKSHWKDYDNLAETRQDHINILRKNYGYENFSSTYYTDSLFNLTKFTLQTDKGILIAQQLVKFLRDAKILIPRISVVQKICSEALINAEKQIHDTLSSVLSNHQKQLLDTLLNLQEKSSISQLNWMKQSPQAVNSKFLLMHIKRLKTIKDIDLPKDIGKDIHQTRLLKIAREGRQMTPQHLRDFEESRRYATLVAILLETKASIIDEIIEMNDKIIGSLFRYAKNTQAQKMQESGKSMGEQLGVFFKIGCKSSAKSRHYILKSVFIKRVILIMATPKKKPTEKFVKDIRQNTRRIFTAEQKILIVMEGLRAETSVAELCRNHNIAQSQFYAWNKEFMEAGKKRLNGDIAREATSDEVSDLKKENARLKEIVADLVVRYDIVKKSLDRLD